CGGCGAAGGTGACGTCAACAATGGAGCCGCCCTGACGCCGCACGCACGTGTTGACCGACCCCTGGTTAAGGACCACGAGTCCGGTCTCCACCGCCCAGTCTTCTAACTCTCGGCCTCGCGGATCTGTCGCCGGGCACCCCCAAGCCGAGGATTTGGCGTTGAGGTCCCCCGCGACGAGCACCCGGGCGGAGCGACTTCCGCCTATCAGGACGCCGACCTCAGAAAGAAAAGACTCGAAGTCGGCGAGACTCCGATTCGGCGAGAAGTACACTCCGACCACCATGATGTCGCCGACGAGGGCCGAAACGTATCCCCGGCCTCGGACCACGTCCACGAAGGCCGGAGAGCCTGCGATGGACCGGGATGTTATGGCCACCAGCCCGTCTGCGTCTCCCACCCAATCGTCCCCAGCTGGGACCCGGTATGGCTCGGCCACCACCGCCACGTGGATGTTCCACTCCGCCATGCTCTGGAACAGAAGGTCCTGAGCTCTGGCGGAGTGATTGATGTTGGCTTGGAGGAGGTTGAGGGCCATTATTCCACGACCATAGCAACCTCCTCGGCCTGCGGCGGTGCCGCCTGTAGGGGTGAGGCAGTGGGCTGTCCGACCGTCGGGTTCTGACCGTCCCCACCTCCCTTCTTACTTCTCTTCCCCTTGGGTGGGGAGACGCAGGCTTTATTGCCGACTCGGTGCTCCGCCGGCATGCCGGCCGCAGCGCAGACCACGCAGTGAGGCGCAGCGGTGCATCCGCGGGCCTTGTGCCCTGGTTGGCCGCACCGGAAACAGAGTCCGGAGCGGTCCACCCCCTGGCACTGGCCGGATAGGTGCCCGGGAGCCAGGCACCTGAAGCATCTGATTGGCCGGGCATCCAGCACCCTAGCCTGGGCGGACACCCAGCCCACCAGCAGACGACCAGCGGTCGCGATCTTTTTCGCAGCCGCGACGGGACACTGGACAACCACTGATCCCAGTCCGTCGCGGCCGGTGGACATCACGCCGGCCCGCAGCTGCTCGGCGGGGCACCCTCCCGCTGCAGCGATCGCGGCGACCACCTCGGCATCGGTGGTAGAATCGTCTAGGCCTGACACCCGTAGGGCCACCGACTTAGTAGGCCGGGAGACGCGGACGACTTCACCATCTAGGACCTCCCGCAGCCTTTGGGCCAGGGAGTCCGCCTTCTCGCCACTGGAGGCGCCTGGGAACTCAAAAATACGACCCCCGTTGGCAGCCTTCCGGAGGCGAACGCCCTGGGCTCCAAACTCGGCCGGGTTAATCCTCTCCTTTGCCGAGGCGATGACGCTTGCATAGGTGGCACCTCTCTCCGACGCACCCGGCTGCAGCGTGATGACCACCGCAGACGACCGGGGCGCGTGGAGTTTGGTGGCACCAGCCTTCTCCTTTTGTCGCCTTTTGGGCCCCACCTTTATCCACTCACCAACCGCGGGCTGCGACTGCTGCTGCCCGGGTGGTGAGCTCTTTTTCTTGTTCTTCCTCCTCTTTCTCCTTCTCTTACTCTTCCCCTTTTCCGCAGTAGCGGGTGAGGGGGCGCTCGTGCCCTGTGTCTCGGGCCGGCTCTGGGCGGGGCCCGGCGGGCGCTGCGATGGCGCAGCGGGAGCCTTCCGTTGGGTGCCGCTGGTGCCTGGCTGGGCTGGCACTTTCTGCGCCGCCTGCCTGGCCGCTCCCTGGTCTTTCCCTTTAGCGGGCACCGTCGGCTGCCCCGCAAGCTTGGCAGCGTACGTACTCCCGTCCCTCTTCTTATCGGCCGCGAGAGGCGGCCGCAGGTTCCTCTCCGGGAGAAGTCTGTCCTCAAACGAGGCCAGGCGGGCGTTCATCATGCCTCCGACCTGAACCATCACTGCACGACAGATCTCCTCCACGGAGGACGTCTCGTTCGGTATTTGTGGGGACCGTGGTGCGGGGACGGCCTTCACTGTCGCATCCGGGTGGGAGGAGACTGCGGAACCCCGTTTCCGCAGATCCTCCTTTATGTCTGCTAACTCCTTATGGAGTGCGTCCATCTCGGCCCGCAGGCGAGCATTGTCTGCCTGGAGCTGGCATGTCTCCTCCGATAGTGTGCGGGCCCCGAGGACTTCCACGGCTTCCTTAATTGATACCGCAGCGTCCTTCAGGGCTCGCACAAAGTTGCCCTTCAAATTGGAGGACTTGGTCGCCACCCTCTCAATGATGGCCAAGTCCTCCTGCACCTGCTCTTGGAGCTGAGCGGCACACCTCTCTCCCGTTCTCTCGTGAGGTCGGGGAAACAACGCAGACCGTGTCTCGCGCCGGAAGCGAGCGAGCTCAGCTTCTTTCTCCAGATCTTCCTCCTTTTGTTTGGCTCGAGCTTTGGCCGCGGCCCTCTTCTCTTGTTGGCGCCATCTTGCCGTCACTGGGGACGCCATCCGTTCCTCGTCCGTGGACCCCTCACTGAGGCGGGGCCGTTTCGCGCCGAACTCTGAGATCGGTCCCCTTTCGGCATCGACAGTGAGGCTGCAATCCGAATCAGACGCTGCTCCACCGTCGCACTCCATCTTGTCGCGCTGTCGCGCGGCGTTAGGCGCCGCGATCGGAATGCGCTCCAGTACTACTCTCGCTTCTTTAAGGTCGACGCCGTCCAATGATGGGCGCCTCGTCACCTCCGAATCCAAGTCGCGTGCAATCGTCTCCATTATTCTTGCCTGAGTCGTCGTATAGGAAAAGCAGTCCttgccccccccagaatacgcgGGGCAGCCCGCGGCCGAGGCCGCGGGGAGGGATTCTCCTCCAGCGATGCTGTcggtaccctcctggggtaatttgttttgtaggCTTGCCATCTCATACTTTGTCCAGTGTTGTCGGACACCGGAAACCGCCTTTGGTAGCAGGGTGAGGTCCCCCTTCCATCAACGCACGACCTATAAGGCCGCCATCCACCGACCAAAGTCCTCTGCAGTTTAGAGTGCTGCCACACAACGTCGTTTTGCCCAATAGGGAGGCCGGGTTGACCAACCCTATCGCGCCGAGGGCCTTGAAGACCCACCATCCTCCGACCCCTCAGGGTCCACCGGTGTTCCTCGCGGGCCTGTCCGGTATGGGAGGCCCTGTCCGGCATAGCCCCGCGGGAAAAACACCCCTCCACTCCGCACGACGGCACCTCGGTGCACGCCGCGCCCAGCACCGCCCAATGGGCGTGTACTCCTCctccgggtaattttttagagaggttttcttcctcgcgaccccacgctcagtgcgtagggcccccggtccgctcagtgcggattacggtttgcttggcgtccaccgatcataaagaccagtggacggccaagtgtggtgttgccaccgggtaattttttagagaggttttcttcctcgcggccccacgctcagtgcgcagggcccccggtccgctcagtgcggattacggtttgcttggcgtccaccgatcaaaATGACCAGTggacggccaagtgtggtgttgccaccgggtgattttttagagaggttttcttcctcgcaacCCCGCGCTCAGTGCGctgggcccccggtccgctcagtgcggattacgggTTATCCGACGGTGGCCGAAGCCCTTGCCCACCGGTCAAAGACCGGCGGACCCGCCATCGGGATAGCGCATCGCTGCGCTCCACCCGTctagtgtttggttcgcggggcgaaaaaagccctaccccagcaatatgccggggcgttcccctatccaccacccggggacgcgccacgtcggagttcacctctccgcccactcggacaaccgagcaggtccgtggaacctaacctaacctaacctaacctaacctaacctaacctaacctaacctaacctaacctaacctaacctacctacctacctacctacctacctacctacctacctacctacctacctacctacctacctacctacctacctacctacctacctacctacctacctacctacctacctacctacctacctacctacctacctacctacctacctacctacctacctacctacctacctacctacctacctacctacctacctacctacctacctacctacctacctacctatcGGATCGTTCCCGCGCGCGCTTGAATCAACTAGACCGAATCGACCGAAGGAAAAAGTTCTCAAATTGTGCTCTATTACATACCATCGGATGCGTGTAAAActgcccaaaaaaaaaaaaaaaaaagccaGCGACTTATCAACGACGCGACGAAtcacttaatttattaatctagtataaaacagatttaaaactttcataaatattatattaaacttcAACACTGTTGTGTGTCGCTGGCCGAAGTGCTTTCTAAATTTAGACTTTGtattttaactgtattttaaaacagcgACCTCTAGCGACGGGAAGCCGAAACCGAGGACTCCAAGGCCGAGACATTAGGATCGTCACCCACCTCAGTgtaaagaatataatttttgttactgtctcatattttattagtaaattcaataaaacattaaaacattagtaactaaagcaaattaaaaattttgttttattacattactaaaattgcgaaatttataaatatcatcatttaaatttagaaaaaagttGATTATAGCCGTAAACTGCAACATACTAggcttattaaaataataataattaaaaaatgacacTGATTACACAATTACAAAagaattcaaataaacataccTTTTAGCGATATCGCAGTAATTGTTCAAATTGTCCACCGTTTTGCTTTAAACAAACTAGCACGTCGtagtaaattgtttattaaaaaaaaaaaaaaaaaatcctctaacattataaatattcactGTATTCGTATATGTTCATGGTTTACGATAGCACAATGAACGACCGATTACGGCGAGGAGCGCGGCAACGTAAACAATGAGAATAAATCATTGGACATTACGCTGTGCCTAATGGCATgcgactaaaaataaaataaaaccaaaagaTTCAGAGGGTTGGGGCGGGGGGGGGGGTGACCGGGAGAGGATGAGTGGGAGCTGGGTCTAGCGGGCAGCGCTTGCGACGGCTTGTGCAAATGTCcttgaaagaaaaatacatagttaaaacattttaacgtTATTAGAGTGTCTATGATTgcgattttgattttttttaatacttaaaaaaaatataatatataataatagaaaaaaaatcactaacaAAAATAACGTCCTAAAATAGCTCAACCTGACGGCAAAACGCTAACCAACTTAGTGAGGAAAACGCCATCGTTGACGCCACTTTCCGACAGATGGTATGGTAGTAGGCACGTTAAGCTCATTATTAGAATTCGTAAATCGCGCGAATGCATTGCATTTTAGTagatagatggcgttagaaAATTGTTTCAACAAATGTTGTTAATTTACCAGTGGAAAATGTTAATTCTAagcatttaacatttttgtaatccTTGTTAGTCACTGAGCTACTCATAAATATATGTGTGAGTAATTCTTTTGTAAGTAAGTTAGTCACCATTAAGCCATATATTATGtgacttattaatattatgtcaGTATTCAGCTCACGATTGTTTATAgagttaatatgtaaattataatttgttagttttaaGTGGTTTTCAATTATTACGACATGttactatttgtttatttcattaaattaacacCTTAGCTGCGgcaagtaaaatcttaaaccttcgtctggtgcggcggcgggccaAAGTGTGCCCCCAATGATTTTTCCGCCAGTGCGTGGCAGGCGTTTCTCGACCCACCAGCATAAGGTTAGATTAAATCGCTATAACTTtgcgaaaacataatataggtgTGTACTTTTTGGACTGTTAGAAAAACCTTGAACCCACCTTCTTTAGAGTTGATTCGCCCCGGGATCTGCCAAACaggaaatgagaaatgaacCAGGGAAAGTggcgggtcgatatcgaccagcaccgcactagaaagtatttttagtagtgatggaaagacaaaaataaggagatatcgaaaataaaatagaattgtagaaaagaaatgaaaaatagtttatttaattatttatttatgcttgtctttaaaacatttcgcacaaagattttgtgtgcacatcctatttttttttttcttgaaggaaaatatctatttttttcttgaaggaaaatatctatttttttttcttgaaggaaaatatttcctcACTGCTGTCACTATCACTTTTATCTGCCTCgcgaattagtttattttccaaaatttgtatttttcttttgtttcctgcCATCGTGCGTcgttaattttacgaaaagaaaaaacgcgACGTACAGTTCAGTGAGATGGCTCAACACTAACTAGCGAAGCGGGGCGCTCCGTGCGGTATCGGGTCGCCAACCGCCTGTTGGGACGGCGGGCCGCGATAGACCCCTGCCGCACcgagttgatatttttcaccgTCAGTGCGTGGTAGGCCGATAAAGGCCTGccgtgattttttatgagaaaatcGTTCCGCACCAGTGCACATAGTTTTCTTCGTCCGCACCAGCTGAAATTCCGCGGCAGGTCGATCTAGGCCTGATCCGCAGTGAACGTGTTAAGAAGCAATGGCAGGCATTtgatatgatattttaaatgtgagaGCGTATTTatctgttatttttatcatatctGGAACTTGTGGAACCGATAATTTGTGCGCTGTCGAATAGAAAACGTCAAACAAAACTTTagcggtttaaaaaaaaatgttcttcaGCTGATTTTGCGATGCACAGACAAATAGCTGTCATATGTTcatgaagtaataaaataactaaattctAGTATTTATTTAGTGGTTATTTATGGATTGAGTGGTAAtgagtatatttttgttttcttgtgtAGTTTACTTAACTCCTAACTAttctaatattgttaaatgtcCATGTGTTGTCATCTAACGATGTTTCTTGTTAAATCACTGAGCTGGCTCCTCGCGATACAGGCTGCGCCTAGTGCGAGGATCCTGGATTTCATTGTAATTCACTGTATTTTTGGATgtcaataaactatttttcatttgttttattttacaatacaaagttcaaatttaaattcggGGGTAGAATGCGTTTGTTCATTTATTCGtgtaacattatttgtatCATATTCTGGTAAATAAACTGATCGATTCAttgactatttttattacaagccCGAAGCTCGATAGTTCATAGTGGTTAGTTGTGCGCGTGAAGTCCCACACTGTGACATTGACCATTGCCATTGcctatgaaaattaattcgatACTCTTCATAGGAGTCAGTTGTCAAACTTATCATCATTAAAGAGACACACTATTATTAGGGAAAGAAGAAATAATACACAATATAATGTTTCAACGATTTATCTTTACTTGTATATGTTACACAGTTATATTTACAAGTGAGACAGTAACAGTGACAACGGACCAAAACTTACTTCGAGTCGGAACCACTGTTTAACGACATAAGATGTAGTGAGTCTCGCGCCGTGTGCCGTGTGCCGAGCTCCGccaccgccgcgccgccgccatTGCGGGAGGACCGCCATTACGTATCTAGGGTTCGATAGTCTTGTACGAGGCGACTAAATTTAACTCCTCTTCACGCTCAGACGACAAGTCCGCGTGTCCGCAAGACGCGCGGGCCGTTAGCCGTCGCCGTCGAACGTATCTTTCTAccaattatatatttagacggaatgagtaatatttttgagaaCAAAGTTCACAAAGTTAACCTATTCACTGTCGACGTCGCCGCGTCGTTATCGGACGGAAATGTTGACGCCGGCAAGTCCTTTGCCAAACCTTTGCGGAGCGCACTTCGAGCACTCGGCACTGCGGCGACGATGAAGCTTTACGTGTACCTTTACGTTGCGAGatcatcatttttatttatacatgaaatataaaaagtgtagATCGagttgcatttaaaaaaaaaaaaaacaacgttttGGATGTCCTCCGCGGCGGCGAGTGCGGCGGGAGCGGTGACAGCTGTGACTGTGAGAGATGCGCAACACGAGACACGGCGAGCGGcgagcggcggcggcgagcggCGAGCGCTCACAGAACGAGTTCGATGTTGTAGTGCGAGAGGCGCGCTCGCCGGCGATAcaacaatttacatttatcgaAGCCTATCTGATACATTTAAACTCTTAaacgttaataataatatttcaacacACATTAAACTCGAGTTCTTTAACAATAGTTTAACTATTTTGTACAcgagtttaaattaattaataatagtaataaacaaaacgACCCTGACGATTTCTCGGGGAACCGAACGTTGTCGACCGCGCCTCTCGTAATTCTTTACTTATacgtaaaatttacatttaaatcttataatatttacaactttACAAAGCTAACGAGCACGCTCGCCCGCACTCGCCCGCGCTGGCCCGCACTGGCCCGCGCTCGCGAGCGCTggtatgatattttatataataaatacttgaGCGCTTGCACACCGCCGACTCCTCAGCGAGCGACTCAAACTCGctcatttataaaagttaactAATTGGACTATGAGCTGGTACGAGGAGTCGTCTCCGGTCCGGGGGCGCTCTGCTCGCCATCAGTTTGACCTGTGACGGAGACTGTCCTGACTCGCGCGCCCACACACACACTCCGACACGCGCCCACACACACACTCCGACACGCGCCCACACACACACGCCGACACGCGCCCACACACACACTCCGACACGCGCCCACACACACACGCCGACACGCGCCCACACACACACTCCGACACGCGCCCACACACACACGCCGACACGCGCCCACACACACACTCCGACACGCGCCCACACACACACGCCGACACGCGCCCACACACACACTCCGACACGCGCCCACACACACACGCCGACACGCGCCCACACACACACTCCGACACGCGCCCACACACACACGCCGACACGCGCCCACACACACACTCCGACACGCGCCCACACACACACGCCGACACGCGCCCACACACACACTCCGACACGCGCCCACACACACACGCCGACACGCGCCCACACACACACTCCGACACGCGCCCACACACACACGCCGACACGCGCCCACACACACACTCCGACACGCGCCCACACACACACGCCGACACGCGCCCACACACACACTCCGACACGCGCCCACACACACACGCCGACACGCGCCCACACACACACTCCGACACGCGCCCACACAAGTGATCCGGCTGAATCCACGCGCGCGATCTTCCCGCGACATCCTCGCCTCATTCCCGCGACATCCCCGCGACGTCTCCGCGCCGCCTCGCCGTCCGCCGGACGCTATTTGGGATCGTCCTCGTCGTGGCACATTAGTATTCTggaaatatatacaaaaattacacattattacaattactCTTTGCTGGACATTAGATTTACAGATGATATAGAGATCACATGACAAACGAGCTGACCTCACACGAacacataaaagaaaatggaGACGAGATATTGTGAACTAAGTTTTGACGCTAATTCTATCTCAGTTGGTAATTAGACAGACCGACTTGTATCTCATtgacatgttaaaaaaaattgtaataaacacCTTTCttgttaaatagtttttttattacctaaatacatttaaataaaatacgtataGATGTGTGTATTGACTCATATACAAGCCACAAATGGAAATGATTATCGATATGTTATAGTATATACAAACAACATGTTTCAAATCCCATAATGTTTTGAAGTCACCATTTGTATCCTTTTAGAACATCTATACTATGCCAATTTGTTCATTACTTTAAATGAAACTAATTATGTTGATTCGTGCTTTTGACTATTCCATCGAGAGCACGAGACTCAAGATTTCGACTGCCACGAGACAAGCCGAGAACAGAATAGAATAGAACAGAAGAGAAGAGTAGAGACGTTGTGCAATAGACAGTTATACTGACTGCAGCAGGGCGGAGAGCAGCGCGGCGGAGAGCAGCAGCAAGGCCGCGCGGGGAGGAGTGGCGCGCCAGCCCGCGTTGCCGTGCTGCATGGCCGCGGGCTGCTCGCCTGCAACCACAACGTCTGCGCTTCACTCCCTTGCCCGTATCCAAAAGAAAAGTAAACACAAACACGAAGAAAGCGTAGATTGTATGCCGGATAATATTGAGGTGTACGACTGCATTCGCGGAGTACTCACCGCTCAGCACGTGCAGCACGACCGACGCCGCGTCCAGGTTGGAGGGCGAACACGAGTAATTACCGGAGTCTTCTCTCCGTggattgtaaattattaaatttcccACCTGCGAAGCACAAATTGGCAtcgatataaaatttgattttaaatgtcgTGGTGTTCTCCTCTTTTCGCTATAATAACGCTAAATACAATGTAGAATATAGAAAACTATTCCTTAAGGATGCGAGAGAAATGTTCATGGTTTATGGGAATTTTGTGGTCGGCAGGATGGTGGGGCTGTGGGGCTGTGGGACAGTGGGGCAATGGGACAGTGGACAGTGGGGCAGTGGGGCAGTGGGGCGGCGTGCGAGGCGCGTACCGTGGTGTCGGGGGGCAAGCGCTCGGTGCGGATGTCGACGAGGCGGCGGTCGTAGTCGAGCACGCGCGCCCCATTGTGGTACCAGAAGATGTAGGCGGGCTCCTCCAGCGCCTGCGTCACCACGCACTTCAGGCTCACCGTGCTGCCCGCCTTCACATACAGCTCCGCCTCGCCCACGATCTCGATCTTTGGCACTGGTACCccattaaaatttgatattgattAGATGAGAAATcttgctttattattttatgaccgttcataatgtaaaattattgtaaggttataaaaaaagtaaatttcaaattgatGTTAATTATCGAGAATTTACAGATCTAACGAAGCACATGACATTTGCAATAACTGGCACgtataagttattaaattaagagtTGCGGTAACATGATCATAGTCGATTGATTAGATCGAGCCCGAGAGCAGATGTCAGTGAATGAGGCGCAGTGCGAGGAAGGGAGGAGGACTCACCGACAACGTTGAGCTGCACAAAGTGGCTCATCTTGGGTTCGGTGCCGACCTGGCACTCGTAAAGCCCGGCGTCGCGCGCCTGCACGTATTTCACCTGCCGACACACACGCGCACGTCACGTAAAGTTCAGTGTCGACCAGCGCTTGCGCAATCCGAAATCCGACTTTGCCATTTACAAAACGTCCTAGCTATGACAcgcttgttataaatattaaaattttgtaatgacAGAATGCGAGGGTGATATTTTTTGGAATCGTAGAATGCGCCAGGCGAGTAGAGCTCAATAAAGATGTTTGCTCTACCAAAGACGTTAAGTCGGTTAAGCTTTTCTTGCATAGATATTAAAATGAGGTCAAGAATTGTCATTTAGTATTTCGGCGTAAAGAAAAGAACGAGACCTGCAGAGTCCAGGTGTCGGTCGCCTCGACGAGAAACGCCTGGAAGCGCTCGTCGGCGATGAAGGTGAAGCGGTCGACAGTGAGGATGTGTGCGTCGCGGCGCCGGATCCACGATACCGACTTGTTGCTCAGCTGCCGGATCTGGGCAACATTGTACCACTGCCTGATCTACGCACTCCTCATTACAACTGCTTATGTATAGGTATATGGGATAATTAATGAATCTCGTagaaagtataataaataaaaaatctaatatttccCGTTGTTGGagcaattaaaagtaattaattgattaGGAACGAGAAAAAGCACCTTGCACGGAAGATAGGCGTGAGTGCCGAGCTGGGCGGTGATG
Above is a window of Papilio machaon chromosome 20, ilPapMach1.1, whole genome shotgun sequence DNA encoding:
- the LOC123722145 gene encoding uncharacterized protein LOC123722145, with amino-acid sequence METIARDLDSEVTRRPSLDGVDLKEARVVLERIPIAAPNAARQRDKMECDGGAASDSDCSLTVDAERGPISEFGAKRPRLSEGSTDEERMASPVTARWRQQEKRAAAKARAKQKEEDLEKEAELARFRRETRSALFPRPHERTGERCAAQLQEQVQEDLAIIERVATKSSNLKGNFVRALKDAAVSIKEAVEVLGARTLSEETCQLQADNARLRAEMDALHKELADIKEDLRKRGSAVSSHPDATVKAVPAPRSPQIPNETSSVEEICRAVMVQVGGMMNARLASFEDRLLPERNLRPPLAADKKRDGSTYAAKLAGQPTVPAKGKDQGAARQAAQKVPAQPGTSGTQRKAPAAPSQRPPGPAQSRPETQGTSAPSPATAEKGKSKRRRKRRKNKKKSSPPGQQQSQPAVGEWIKVGPKRRQKEKAGATKLHAPRSSAVVITLQPGASERGATYASVIASAKERINPAEFGAQGVRLRKAANGGRIFEFPGASSGEKADSLAQRLREVLDGEVVRVSRPTKSVALRVSGLDDSTTDAEVVAAIAAAGGCPAEQLRAGVMSTGRDGLGSVVVQCPVAAAKKIATAGRLLVGWVSAQARVLDARPIRCFRCLAPGHLSGQCQGVDRSGLCFRCGQPGHKARGCTAAPHCVVCAAAGMPAEHRVGNKACVSPPKGKRSKKGGGDGQNPTVGQPTASPLQAAPPQAEEVAMVVE
- the LOC106721741 gene encoding uncharacterized protein LOC106721741 isoform X2, producing the protein MGARAGQRHALGAALLLAAHLIKVLSCVEGVEGGEGADGGEGGEGARLVKRYVGLYTGPYFDPTAPNNITAQLGTHAYLPCKLSNKSVSWIRRRDAHILTVDRFTFIADERFQAFLVEATDTWTLQVKYVQARDAGLYECQVGTEPKMSHFVQLNVVVPKIEIVGEAELYVKAGSTVSLKCVVTQALEEPAYIFWYHNGARVLDYDRRLVDIRTERLPPDTTVGNLIIYNPRREDSGNYSCSPSNLDAASVVLHVLSGEQPAAMQHGNAGWRATPPRAALLLLSAALLSALLQILMCHDEDDPK
- the LOC106721741 gene encoding lachesin isoform X3, producing the protein MGARAGQRHALGAALLLAAHLIKVLSCVEGVEGGEGADGGEGGEGARLVKRYVGLYTGPYFDPTAPNNITAQLGTHAYLPCKIRQLSNKSVSWIRRRDAHILTVDRFTFIADERFQAFLVEATDTWTLQVKYVQARDAGLYECQVGTEPKMSHFVQLNVVVPKIEIVGEAELYVKAGSTVSLKCVVTQALEEPAYIFWYHNGARVLDYDRRLVDIRTERLPPDTTVGNLIIYNPRREDSGNYSCSPSNLDAASVVLHVLSEY
- the LOC106721741 gene encoding junctional adhesion molecule C isoform X1, translated to MGARAGQRHALGAALLLAAHLIKVLSCVEGVEGGEGADGGEGGEGARLVKRYVGLYTGPYFDPTAPNNITAQLGTHAYLPCKIRQLSNKSVSWIRRRDAHILTVDRFTFIADERFQAFLVEATDTWTLQVKYVQARDAGLYECQVGTEPKMSHFVQLNVVVPKIEIVGEAELYVKAGSTVSLKCVVTQALEEPAYIFWYHNGARVLDYDRRLVDIRTERLPPDTTVGNLIIYNPRREDSGNYSCSPSNLDAASVVLHVLSGEQPAAMQHGNAGWRATPPRAALLLLSAALLSALLQILMCHDEDDPK